In Pseudomonas sp. DNDY-54, a genomic segment contains:
- a CDS encoding membrane-bound PQQ-dependent dehydrogenase, glucose/quinate/shikimate family yields MSIDYGPRPLRVTLTAVVVLVLGALMAIGGGYLAILGGSWYYLVAGVGLLVVGGLLFARRRAAIWLYAVLLLATLAWTLYEVRFDWWQMAPRIDLWCVLGLWLILPFVNRYVSDRLVWRDGASGLLGLGLLAGALMAGYSLTQDYHSITGEFSDAQMQGLNPEGQAGRQATEWTAYGGSGRGDRYSTADLITPENVGTLQKAWEYHTGDLPGEGDPGEITNQVTPLKVGDSLFICTPHSIAIALDADTGEERWRFDPSINRDAEYYQHMTCRGLAFHDATRYAVPVASADQPAARCEQRLFLPTNDGTLIALDVQDGKPCEDFGDAGVVDLKAGLGEGALGVYLPTSPPVVTEKLVIVGGSITDNGAVDSPGGVIRAYDVRNGRLIWNFDPGNPDATEPLAPGETYVRSTPNSWTIATADESLGLVYIPTGNQTPDQWAVPRTPESERFTDTLVALELDTGKVRWEFQTVHHDLWDRDLPSQPTLVDIDGPQGTVPAIIQPTKRGDLFVLDRRTGEPIVPVEEIPVPQGTVEGDYAAPTQPISALSYAPDAPLYEKDMWGGTPLDQMMCRIQFRKLRYDGDFTPPSEQGSLIYPGNVGTFNWPSVAVDPSRQLLFGAPNYLAFISTMVNRNDVDPEERTGGGETGLQPNLGAPWMVRLEPFMSVLGLPCQTPPWGYVTAVDLRTMKKVWMHKNGTSRDSAPLGIPFPVGTPALGGPIVTAGGVAFMSGTLDYYLRAYDLRTGEELWKARLPAGGQATPMTYVSEQTGKQYVVQMAGGHGSFGTKIGDSVVAWTLEE; encoded by the coding sequence ATGAGCATCGACTACGGGCCGCGACCCTTGAGAGTCACCCTGACTGCCGTGGTGGTCCTGGTGCTGGGCGCGCTGATGGCTATTGGTGGTGGCTATCTCGCAATATTAGGCGGGTCCTGGTACTACCTGGTCGCCGGTGTCGGACTGCTTGTTGTCGGCGGTCTGCTGTTTGCCCGGCGTCGCGCGGCGATCTGGTTGTACGCGGTGCTGCTGCTGGCGACGCTGGCGTGGACGCTGTACGAGGTGCGGTTCGACTGGTGGCAGATGGCGCCACGCATCGATCTTTGGTGCGTCCTGGGCCTGTGGCTGATTTTGCCTTTCGTCAATCGCTACGTGAGCGACCGGCTGGTCTGGCGCGACGGCGCCAGTGGTTTGCTCGGGCTCGGCCTGCTGGCCGGTGCGCTGATGGCGGGCTACTCGTTAACGCAGGACTATCACTCGATCACGGGTGAGTTCAGTGATGCGCAGATGCAAGGCCTGAACCCGGAAGGGCAGGCCGGCCGACAGGCCACCGAGTGGACGGCTTACGGGGGCTCTGGCCGAGGCGACCGCTATTCCACGGCTGACCTCATCACGCCGGAAAATGTCGGGACCCTGCAAAAGGCCTGGGAATATCACACCGGTGATTTGCCGGGCGAAGGCGATCCGGGCGAAATCACCAATCAGGTTACGCCGTTGAAGGTCGGCGATAGCCTGTTCATCTGCACTCCCCACAGCATCGCCATTGCGCTGGATGCCGACACTGGCGAGGAGCGCTGGCGCTTCGACCCAAGCATCAACCGCGATGCCGAGTACTACCAGCACATGACTTGCCGCGGCTTGGCTTTCCATGACGCAACCCGCTACGCCGTCCCGGTCGCAAGCGCCGATCAGCCGGCGGCGCGCTGCGAGCAGCGCCTCTTTCTGCCGACCAATGACGGCACGCTCATCGCGCTGGATGTGCAGGATGGCAAGCCCTGTGAAGACTTCGGCGACGCCGGCGTGGTTGATCTCAAGGCGGGCCTGGGCGAAGGCGCGCTGGGCGTCTATCTGCCGACGTCGCCGCCCGTGGTGACCGAGAAACTGGTCATCGTTGGTGGGTCCATTACGGATAACGGCGCGGTGGATTCGCCCGGGGGCGTGATCCGCGCCTATGACGTTCGCAATGGTCGACTGATCTGGAATTTCGACCCGGGCAATCCGGACGCCACCGAGCCGCTCGCACCGGGTGAGACCTATGTGCGCAGCACGCCGAACTCATGGACCATCGCCACAGCGGATGAATCGCTTGGGCTGGTGTACATCCCGACGGGTAATCAGACCCCCGACCAGTGGGCCGTGCCACGTACGCCTGAATCGGAGCGCTTCACGGATACGCTCGTGGCGCTGGAGCTGGACACCGGTAAGGTGCGGTGGGAATTCCAGACTGTCCATCACGACCTGTGGGACCGTGACCTGCCCTCGCAGCCGACGCTGGTGGACATTGACGGGCCGCAGGGCACGGTGCCGGCCATCATCCAGCCGACCAAGCGGGGTGATCTTTTCGTACTGGATCGCCGTACGGGTGAGCCGATTGTCCCTGTCGAGGAAATTCCGGTGCCCCAGGGCACGGTGGAAGGTGATTACGCGGCGCCTACCCAGCCAATTTCGGCGCTCAGCTACGCGCCCGACGCGCCGCTGTACGAGAAAGACATGTGGGGCGGCACGCCACTGGATCAGATGATGTGCCGCATCCAGTTTCGCAAACTGCGCTACGACGGTGACTTCACTCCGCCGTCCGAGCAGGGCTCGCTGATCTATCCGGGCAACGTCGGCACCTTCAACTGGCCATCGGTGGCGGTGGATCCGAGCCGCCAGCTGTTATTCGGTGCGCCCAATTACCTGGCGTTCATCTCGACCATGGTCAACCGCAACGACGTCGATCCGGAGGAGCGTACCGGTGGCGGCGAAACCGGGTTGCAACCGAACCTTGGCGCGCCCTGGATGGTGAGACTGGAACCGTTCATGTCCGTGCTCGGCCTGCCATGCCAGACGCCGCCATGGGGCTACGTGACGGCAGTCGATCTGCGCACCATGAAGAAAGTCTGGATGCACAAGAACGGCACCAGCCGCGACAGTGCACCCTTGGGTATCCCGTTCCCGGTGGGTACGCCAGCGCTGGGCGGGCCGATCGTGACCGCCGGTGGAGTGGCCTTTATGAGCGGTACGCTGGACTACTACCTGCGCGCCTATGACCTGCGAACGGGTGAAGAGCTGTGGAAAGCACGCCTCCCTGCGGGTGGCCAGGCGACGCCGATGACCTACGTGTCCGAGCAGACTGGCAAGCAGTACGTGGTGCAGATGGCCGGCGGGCATGGGTCGTTCGGGACGAAGATTGGGGATTCGGTGGTGGCCTGGACGTTGGAGGAGTAG
- a CDS encoding sulfite reductase subunit alpha: MPSPSVRFVSFSQAVVAACLLLGAALLGWQPPRELTAALVTVAYLTLCLVSWRHHRHSKAIQSLTPDALLIAYASQGGQARELAERSAAQLHEAGLTCNVLPLNRLDTLQGIRRALFVVSTYGEGEAPDNAARFERRLSSQAMDLSHLEFAVLALGDARYSHFCGFGQRLDARLRERQAAPLFDLLCADRGDPGILRHWQHQLGYLSGRSDYSDWQSAPYQPWRLDTRTRLNPSSSGAPVFHLALGGPATAFWQAGDIAEIGPQHPLREIEALLLQLGHDPHQPIPGEQTLALALSKRRLSSDETTLADHDVDALLSLPLLPHREYSIASVPADGTLELLVREARHADGRLGLGSGWLCQHAVLGDELALRIRSNPNFHGPAHSTPMILIGNGTGLAGLRAHLRERAAVPGSRNWLLFGERNQSIDYFFQQEIEHWLRTGHLQRLDLAFSRDQLEKRYVQHALRDAADELRCWIDAGAALYVCGSLEGMGRDVQQILVGVLGEAQLNTLSEQGRYRRDLY; encoded by the coding sequence TTGCCTTCCCCTTCAGTCCGCTTCGTGTCGTTCAGCCAAGCCGTCGTGGCCGCCTGCCTGCTGCTGGGCGCGGCACTGCTCGGGTGGCAGCCGCCGCGAGAACTGACCGCAGCGCTGGTGACGGTCGCCTATCTCACGCTGTGCCTGGTGAGTTGGCGACACCATCGCCACTCGAAGGCGATACAAAGCCTGACGCCAGACGCGCTGCTGATCGCCTATGCCAGTCAAGGTGGCCAGGCCCGGGAATTGGCCGAACGCAGCGCCGCGCAGCTGCATGAAGCAGGACTGACGTGCAATGTATTGCCCCTGAATCGCCTGGACACCCTGCAAGGCATCCGCCGCGCGCTGTTCGTTGTCAGCACCTATGGTGAGGGCGAAGCGCCGGACAACGCGGCGCGATTCGAGCGGCGTTTGTCGAGCCAGGCCATGGACCTGTCTCACCTGGAATTTGCCGTACTGGCGCTGGGCGACGCCCGGTATTCGCATTTCTGCGGCTTTGGCCAACGCCTTGATGCCCGTTTACGCGAGCGACAGGCGGCACCGCTGTTCGACCTGCTCTGCGCCGACCGCGGCGACCCTGGAATACTCCGCCACTGGCAGCATCAGCTGGGGTACCTCAGTGGCCGTAGCGATTATTCAGATTGGCAATCGGCACCGTACCAACCCTGGCGTCTCGATACCCGAACGCGCCTCAACCCCAGCAGCTCGGGTGCGCCGGTCTTTCATCTCGCGCTTGGCGGACCGGCCACGGCGTTCTGGCAGGCCGGCGACATCGCCGAAATTGGACCGCAGCATCCGCTTCGGGAAATCGAAGCGCTGCTGCTCCAGCTTGGTCACGATCCGCACCAGCCAATCCCCGGGGAACAGACTTTGGCCTTGGCTCTGTCGAAACGCCGACTGAGCTCAGATGAAACAACACTGGCGGACCACGACGTCGACGCCCTGCTGTCTTTACCGCTGCTGCCGCACCGCGAGTATTCCATCGCCTCGGTACCCGCTGACGGCACGCTGGAACTGCTGGTGCGCGAGGCTCGCCACGCCGATGGCCGTCTCGGCCTGGGTTCTGGCTGGTTGTGTCAGCACGCTGTGCTCGGCGACGAGCTAGCGCTGCGCATTCGCAGCAACCCCAACTTCCACGGGCCGGCGCACAGCACGCCGATGATCCTGATCGGCAATGGCACGGGTCTGGCCGGGTTGCGCGCGCACCTACGCGAGCGCGCCGCGGTGCCTGGCTCGCGGAATTGGTTGTTGTTCGGCGAGCGCAACCAGTCCATCGACTACTTCTTTCAGCAGGAAATCGAGCACTGGCTCCGCACCGGCCATCTGCAACGACTGGACCTGGCGTTCTCCCGTGATCAGCTTGAGAAGCGTTATGTGCAGCACGCGCTGCGTGACGCCGCCGACGAGCTGCGGTGCTGGATCGACGCGGGCGCCGCGCTGTACGTATGCGGCAGCCTTGAGGGCATGGGCCGCGACGTGCAGCAGATATTGGTCGGAGTGCTCGGCGAGGCTCAGCTCAATACCTTGAGCGAGCAAGGGCGCTATCGCCGCGACCTGTACTGA
- a CDS encoding peptide chain release factor 3 encodes MTSQAAEVAKRRTFAIISHPDAGKTTITEKLLLMGKAIAVAGTVKSRKSDRHATSDWMEMEKQRGISITTSVMQFPYREHMINLLDTPGHEDFSEDTYRTLTAVDSALMVLDGGKGVEPRTIALMDVCRLRDTPIVSFINKLDRDIRDPIELLDEIEAVLKIKAAPITWPIGCYRDFKGVYHLKDDYIIVYTPGHGHERTDVKIIEKLDSDEARKHIGDEYDRFVEQLELVQGACHEFDQDEFMNGQLTPVFFGTALGNFGVDHVLDAVVDWAPRPLPRAANERVVEPVEDKFTGFVFKIQANMDPKHRDRIAFMRICSGRYEKGMKLRHARIGKDIRIADALTFFSSEREQLEEAWAGDIIGLHNHGTIQIGDTFTEGENLGFTGIPHFAPELFRRVRLKDPLKSKQLRQGLQELAEEGATQVFFPERNNDIILGAVGVLQFDVVASRLKEEYKVECAYEAINVWSARWIECDNEKKLKEFSDKAYENLAVDGGGHLTYLAPTRVNLSLMEERWPDVKFRATREHH; translated from the coding sequence ATGACCTCTCAGGCCGCCGAAGTCGCGAAGCGCCGCACCTTCGCCATCATTTCCCACCCCGACGCGGGCAAGACCACCATCACCGAGAAGCTGCTGCTGATGGGCAAGGCCATTGCCGTGGCCGGTACCGTGAAGTCGCGCAAATCCGACCGTCACGCGACCTCCGACTGGATGGAAATGGAAAAGCAGCGCGGCATCTCCATCACCACCTCGGTGATGCAGTTTCCCTACCGCGAGCACATGATCAACCTGCTCGACACCCCCGGCCACGAAGACTTCTCGGAAGACACCTACCGCACCCTCACCGCGGTGGACTCGGCGCTGATGGTTCTCGACGGCGGCAAGGGTGTCGAGCCACGCACCATCGCCCTGATGGACGTCTGCCGCCTGCGCGATACGCCCATCGTCAGCTTCATCAACAAGCTCGACCGCGACATCCGCGACCCCATCGAGCTGCTCGACGAGATCGAGGCGGTCCTGAAGATCAAGGCCGCGCCGATCACATGGCCGATTGGCTGCTACCGTGACTTCAAGGGCGTGTATCACCTCAAGGACGACTACATTATCGTCTACACGCCAGGCCACGGGCACGAGCGCACCGACGTCAAAATCATCGAGAAGCTTGATTCAGACGAAGCGCGCAAGCACATCGGCGACGAGTACGACCGCTTCGTCGAGCAGCTCGAGCTGGTGCAGGGCGCCTGCCACGAGTTCGATCAGGACGAGTTCATGAACGGGCAGCTCACCCCGGTGTTCTTCGGTACCGCGCTAGGCAACTTTGGCGTGGATCATGTGCTCGATGCCGTCGTTGACTGGGCACCACGGCCGCTGCCTCGCGCTGCCAACGAGCGCGTTGTCGAACCGGTCGAGGACAAGTTCACCGGCTTCGTGTTCAAGATCCAGGCGAACATGGACCCCAAGCACCGCGACCGTATCGCCTTCATGCGCATCTGCTCAGGCAGGTACGAAAAAGGCATGAAGCTGCGCCACGCGCGCATCGGCAAGGACATCCGCATCGCCGATGCGCTGACGTTCTTCTCCAGCGAGCGCGAACAGCTGGAGGAAGCCTGGGCCGGCGACATCATCGGCTTGCACAACCACGGCACCATCCAGATTGGCGACACTTTTACCGAAGGCGAGAACCTCGGCTTCACCGGCATCCCTCACTTCGCCCCGGAACTGTTCCGCCGCGTGCGCCTGAAGGACCCGCTGAAATCCAAGCAGCTGCGCCAGGGCCTGCAGGAACTGGCCGAAGAAGGCGCCACCCAGGTGTTCTTCCCCGAACGCAACAACGACATCATCCTCGGCGCGGTCGGCGTGCTGCAGTTCGACGTCGTCGCCAGCCGGCTGAAGGAGGAATACAAGGTCGAGTGCGCATACGAGGCGATCAACGTCTGGTCGGCCCGCTGGATCGAGTGCGACAACGAGAAGAAGCTCAAGGAATTCAGCGACAAGGCCTACGAGAACCTGGCGGTCGATGGTGGCGGACACCTGACCTACTTGGCGCCGACGCGGGTCAACCTGAGCCTGATGGAAGAGCGCTGGCCGGATGTGAAATTCAGGGCGACGCGCGAGCATCACTGA
- a CDS encoding endonuclease domain-containing protein, which yields MPTERASPEQRQFARHLRYQLTDCERLLWRQLRNRGLAGFKFRRQHPWPPYVLDFYCAALQLVIELDGGQHYDEAGLTKDRLRTTYLQSQGLAVLRFSNLDVMRNLEGVLTEILRWIEARSPHPNPLPNGERKLD from the coding sequence ATGCCCACTGAACGTGCCTCCCCCGAACAACGCCAGTTCGCCAGACACCTGCGATACCAACTCACCGATTGCGAGCGTCTGCTGTGGCGCCAGTTGCGCAATCGCGGTTTAGCCGGATTCAAATTTCGTCGGCAACATCCGTGGCCGCCCTACGTTCTGGACTTCTACTGCGCAGCGTTGCAGCTTGTCATCGAGCTCGATGGCGGGCAGCACTACGACGAAGCTGGCCTGACGAAAGACCGTTTGCGCACGACCTATCTGCAGAGTCAGGGGCTGGCGGTTCTTCGCTTCAGTAACCTGGATGTGATGCGGAATCTCGAAGGTGTCCTAACGGAAATCTTGCGCTGGATTGAGGCCCGCTCCCCTCACCCCAACCCTCTCCCCAACGGGGAGAGGAAGCTGGACTGA
- a CDS encoding type III PLP-dependent enzyme, which produces MSIKIEDYYSRPTFQKMKDFADQHETPFVVIDTQTIDKAYDDLRAGFEFAKVYYAVKANPAVEIIDLLKNKGSSFDIASIYELDKVMSRGVGPERISYGNTIKKAKDIRYFYDKGVRMFATDSEADLRNIAKAAPGSKVYVRILTEGSTTADWPLSRKFGCQTDMAMDLLILARQLKLEPYGISFHVGSQQRDISVWDAAIAKVKVIFERLKEEDGIELKMINMGGGFPANYITRTNSLETYAEEIIRFLKEDFGDELPEIILEPGRSLIANSGILVSEVVLVARKSRTAVERWVYTDVGMFSGLIETMGEAIKFPIWTEKKGEMEEVVIAGPTCDSADIMYENYKYGLPLNLAIGDRMYWLSTGAYTTSYSAVEFNGFPPLKAYYI; this is translated from the coding sequence ATGTCGATCAAGATTGAAGACTACTATTCCCGTCCCACCTTCCAGAAGATGAAGGATTTCGCTGACCAGCACGAAACCCCGTTCGTGGTCATTGATACCCAAACCATCGATAAGGCGTACGACGATCTGCGCGCCGGGTTTGAATTCGCCAAGGTTTACTACGCAGTCAAGGCGAACCCGGCCGTCGAAATCATTGATCTGCTCAAGAACAAGGGTTCCAGCTTCGACATCGCGTCGATCTACGAGCTGGACAAAGTCATGTCCCGCGGTGTCGGCCCGGAGCGCATCAGCTACGGCAACACCATCAAAAAAGCCAAGGACATCCGCTACTTCTACGACAAGGGTGTGCGCATGTTCGCCACCGACTCGGAAGCCGACCTGCGCAACATTGCCAAGGCCGCGCCGGGTTCGAAAGTCTACGTCCGCATCCTGACCGAAGGCTCGACCACCGCCGATTGGCCGCTGTCGCGCAAGTTTGGCTGCCAGACCGACATGGCCATGGACCTGTTGATCCTGGCCCGTCAGCTGAAGCTGGAGCCCTACGGCATCTCCTTCCACGTCGGTTCGCAGCAGCGCGACATCTCCGTGTGGGACGCCGCGATTGCCAAGGTCAAGGTGATCTTCGAACGTCTGAAGGAAGAAGACGGCATCGAGCTGAAGATGATCAACATGGGGGGCGGTTTCCCCGCCAACTACATCACCCGCACCAACAGCCTGGAAACCTATGCCGAGGAAATCATCCGCTTCCTCAAGGAAGACTTCGGCGACGAGCTGCCAGAGATCATTCTCGAACCGGGCCGCTCGTTGATTGCCAACTCGGGCATTCTGGTCAGCGAAGTGGTGCTGGTAGCGCGCAAGTCGCGTACTGCCGTCGAGCGCTGGGTCTATACCGATGTCGGCATGTTCTCCGGTCTCATCGAAACCATGGGTGAAGCCATCAAGTTCCCGATCTGGACCGAGAAGAAAGGCGAGATGGAAGAAGTGGTCATCGCCGGCCCGACTTGCGACAGCGCCGACATCATGTACGAGAACTACAAGTACGGACTGCCACTGAACCTGGCCATCGGCGACCGCATGTACTGGCTATCCACCGGCGCCTACACTACCAGTTACAGCGCCGTGGAGTTCAACGGCTTCCCGCCGCTGAAGGCTTACTACATCTAA